The Prosthecobacter vanneervenii DNA window ACCGCCAGTTGAAGGAACTCTTTGCCTACCTCGACAAAAAAGTCGGTCTGGCCAATGTGGTCATGGTTCTCACCGCCGACCACGGTGTGGCCCCCAATCCTGAAAATGCCAAGGAGCAGGGCCTCGATGGTGGCCGCCCGGCCATCACAGACATGCTCGTGGAGCTGCAGTCCAAAGTCGCCGAGCGCTTCGGCGAGGGGCACTACTTCCTCTCTCCCAAAGGCAGCCTCAAGCCCCGCCTTGTGGAAGGAAATCTCTACTTCGACCACGCCGTCCTGGCCGAGAAAAAGCTCCAGCCCGAAGTGCTTACCGACTTCATCCGCGAGTGGGCTCTCTCCACCGGCGTGGTGCACGCCGTTTACAGCCGCCAGCAGCTTCTCGAAGGCCGCGCCCCCGGCGTCATCGGCCAGCGCATTGCCAACGGCTTCAATGGCGAGCGCAGTGGCGATGCCGTGATCATCCTCAAGCCCTGGCTCATCGCCGGCACTGGCAAGCCCGCCACCGGCACCACCCACGGCTCACCCTTCTCCTACGACACCCATATCCCTATCATCTTCTACGGCGCCCCCTTCAAAACCGGCCGCTACGCCGATGAGTTCAGCATCACCGACCTCGCCCCCACCCTCAGCGCCGCCCTAGGCATCCAGGAGCCCCCCATGTGCATGGGCAAGCCGCTGGTGCGTGCGCTGAAATAAGTGATGCGGGCACTCTTGCCCGCAGTCTGGAGGTCTGAGTTGTTCGGTGCAGGCCAGCGTGCCTGCATCACCCCTCACGCTCTCAAAAACCTCCCCGTCACACTCGCCTCATTCACCGCCACCTGCTTCGGCGTTCCCGCCGCCAGTACATACCCGCCTTCCGTTCCTCCACCCGGCCCGAGATCAATGATCCAGTCCGCGCTGCGGATTACATCCAGGTGATGCTCGATGACGATCAGCGTATTCCCGGCATCCCGCAGGCGCAGTAGCACGCCGAGAAGCGTCTGGATGTCCGCGCTGTGCAATCCCGTAGTAGGCTCGTCCAGCACATAGAGCGTGCGGCCGGTGCTTCGTTTCGCCAGCTCCGCGCTGAGCTTGATGCGCTGTGCCTCGCCGCCGGAGAGCGTCGCACCGCTCTGGCCCAGTTTGATATAGCCGAGGCCCGTCTCCTCCAGCGTGCGCAGCTTGGGGGAGATCGTGGTGCTGCGATCAAAGAAGCGCAGCGCCTCGCTCACCGTCATGTCCAGCACCTCGGCAATGTTCTTGCCCTTGAAGGTCACCTCCAGCGTCTCCGCGCCATAGCGCTTTCCTTTGCACGACTCGCAAGTCACATACACGTCCGCCAGGAAGTGCATGTCGATCTTGATGACTCCATCCCCCTCGCATTTCTCACAGCGGCCACCGGGTGTGTTAAAGCTGAAGCGCCCCGCATCATAGCCGCGCATGCGCGCCAGCGGCAGCTGTGCAAACAGATCGCGGATCGGCCCAAACGCCCCCGTGTAGGTCGCGGGATTTGAGCGCGGACTGCGGCCGATGGGTGATTGATCGATCACCACCACCTTGTCGATGTGCTCCAGCCCCGTGATCTTCTCATGCGCTCCCGGAATCTCCTTGGCGTCATAAAAATGGCGGCGCAGAGCGCGCATCAGAATGTCATCCACCAGCGTCGATTTGCCGCTGCCAGACGGGCCCGTGACGCAGGTGAAAGCCCCCAGCGGAAACGCGGCGGTCACATTCCGCAGATTGTGCGCCGTGGCCTTGTGAATCGTCAGCGAGTGTCCCTTGGTCGGTTCACGGCTTTCGGTGATCAGCGTCTCCGGCAGCGCCTTGGCTTCGATCCTTGTCCTGCCGCTGAGAAATCCTCCCGTGATGGAGGCCGCATTCGCCGCGATCTCCGCCGGCGTGCCCTGCGCGGTGATCTTCCCGCCATGCGTGCCCGCTCCTGGCCCCAGCTCGATGATGTAATCCGCCGCGCGCATCGTGGCCTCGTCATGCTCCACCACCAGCACCGTGTTTCCGAGGTCGCGCAGCCGCAGCAGCGTGCGGATCAGCCGCTCGTTGTCTCGCGGATGCAGCCCGATGCTCGGCTCGTCCAGCACATAGAGCACACCCGCCAGCCCAGCCCCGATCTGCGACGCCAGCCGGATGCGCTGCATCTCGCCACCCGAGAGCGTGCCGCTCTCACGGTTCAGCGCCAGATACCCCAGCCCCACCTGCTCCAGAAACTCGATGCGCTTCACCACCTCCCGCTGCAGCTCGCCCACATACAGCTTCTGCTGCTCGGTCACCTCCAGCTCCCGCATCCACTGCAGCGCATCCCGCACCTGCAGTCCGGTAAACTCATGGATGTTCAAACCGTCATCGGCTTCCAGCTTTGAACCTGAAATCTTAAACTTGGAACTCAGCCTCACCGCCAGCGACTCTGGTCTCAGTCTCTGCCCCCCGCACGTCGCGCAGGGCTGCGGGTTCATCAGGCGCGAGAGGGCGGCTCGCAGCACATCGCTCTCCGCGCTCGCATACATGCGTGCGATCTCCGGCAGCAGTCCCTCAAAGGGCTTGGCCACGCTGCGTTTGTTGTCCGCCTTTTTCCAGCCGGTGCTGATCGCCTCGCTGCCCGTGCCGTGGAAGAGCGCATGCTTGAAATCCGTCGGCAGATCCCGAAACGGCACATCCATCGCCGCGCCGTAGTGCCGCGCCAGCGCCTCCACGCCCTGATTGAAAATCTGCTTCACCTTTGGGTGCCGCGCCCACCAGGCCTTGATGGCCCCTTTGGCCAGAGACACGCTTTCATCCGGCACCAGCAGCGTCGGGTCCGGCGTGGGGGTGGTCCCGGTGCCCTCGCAGGCCGGGCATGCACCCAGGTGTGTGTTAAAGGAAAAATGCTGCGGCGTCAGCCGCTCCAGCGTGTAGCCTGTGCGCGGATTGGCAAAGGCCGTGGTGTAGCTCAGCACCTCCTCGCTGCCGTCCAGATTCACCAGAAACTGCACCTCACGGTCATTCCAGTGCAGCGCGCTTTCGATCGCCTCCATCAGCCGCTGGCGCGAGTCGCCGCGCACCACCAGGCGGTCGATCACCACCTGCACCTGCTGCATCTGCCCGTCATCCAGTGTGGGGGCCTCCTCCAGCTCCACTACCGTGCCATTCAGCCGCACACGCACAAAGCCCTGGCGCTTCAGCTTCTCAAAGAGCGTGCGCGTGTCCGCCGCGCTTGCCGCAGCCTGCGGGGACAGCACCACCAGCCGCGTGCCCTCGCCCAGCGCCAGCACCTTGTCCGCGATCTCCGGTGGCGTGCTGCGGTGCAGCCTCTCGCCGGTGCTGGGATCATATGGCTGCCCCGCCACCGCATACAGCACGCGCAGGTAGTCATAGATCTCCGTCACAGTGGCAATGGTACTGCGCGGGTTCGGATTCGAATGCACCTGCTCGATCGCCACCGCCGGGGACAGCCCCTCGATGAAATCCACGTCCGGCTTCTCCATCTGCCCCAGAAACTGCCGTGCGTAGGCGGAGAGGCTCTGCACATAGCGCCGCTGCCCCTCGGCAAAGAGCGTGTCAAAGGCCAGCGAAGACTTCCCGCTGCCGCTCACCCCCGTCAGCACCACAAGCCGGTGCCGTGGGATGTCCACGTCGATGTTTTGGAGGTTGTGCTGCCGTGCGCCTCGCACGCGGATCACGTCTTCAGGCATGCCCCCGTACAAGCCGCTAGGGCAGGGGAGATCAAGCCCCAAGAAATCCCGGGGGCGGCTCGTTTCATAATGGTGCATGTGGGCGGTTGATTATCTCAGTCCACTCTCCTAGAATCCCCCCCTCGCCATGAAACCCCTCCTCGTCATCGCCCTGGCCATCGCCGTCGGATACGTCTCCTACGAGTATGTCTATCCGCCCTTTGCAGACGCCATGAAGTTCACCAAGCATGTGCCCAAGCCTGCGCCAAAAAAAGAGGTGGCAGTGGCTCCGGCTCCCAAGCCGGTGAAAAAGGCTGAGCCCAAGGTCGTCATGGAGGAGCCCAAGCCGGAACCCAAGCCGGAGATGAAGCCCGAAGAGCCCAAGCCTGAAATGCCCAAGGCCCCCGAGCCCGTGGCAGATCCCAATGCTTTCGTCCCGCCCGTTTATCCGCCAGCAGACCAGCTGACTCAAAACTGGACCGTGATCCCCAAGAACTTCTTCAAGGAGCCCAAGCAGGTCACCATCAAAAAAGACCTCAAGCTGGAAATGCAGATGGGCAAGGCCACTGCCGCCACCAACTTCAAGGCTGGTTCCAAAATTTTCGTGATGGATCAGCAGGGCCCCAATCTCGTCGTCGGTGCCTCTGCAGGTTCCCCCATGCGTGGCCTCGTCGCCATGGAGGACACTGACTTCAAGGACGTCTTCACCGCCGCCTATGAGCAGGTGAAAGTGATCGCGATCGAAAACGCCCGCAAGGCCCACGAATACCGTCTCGCCGCCGCCGAGCGCGCCAAGAACGCCCCTGCTCCCGCCGCTGGTGGCGGTGGCAGCAGCAATAGCAAGCCTGCCAAAGACGCCGACGGCTCCTATCCCATGCTGCTCGCCAGCATGAAGGCCGGCGAAGTCACTGAGATCAAGCCCGACAACGTCAAGTCCTGGGGCGAAGTCGCCCAGGAAAAAATTGACGGCACCGACTACTGGACCGTCAATGTGAAGTACGAAACCCAGACCATGTTCGGCAAGTTCGAAACCGAAGCCCAGGCCCGCATCCGCAACGGCAAGGTCGAGAAGTGGGTCTATACAGGCTCTGGCGAAGTGGTGCCTTAAAAGCACGGGTCACAGCTTCACAGTCAAAAGATCAAACAGTGGTCAAGGTGGAGACACCTTGACCATTTCACAGTCAAAAGATCAAACAGTGGTCAAGGTGGAGACACCTTGACCATTTTCTTGATGGCTTGATCTCCTGACCTCTTGACTCCAATCCCGCCCCCGCCACGTAAACAACCCCGATGAAAATCATCCGCCATACCGACCCCGGCTATCCCGCCGCCGCTTCCGCCCTCAACCGCCGTGCCGAGGCCAGCGATGCCGTGCGCGAAGTCGTCTCAGGGGTCATCAAGGCCGTGCGCGAGCGCGGAGACGCCGCAGTGCTGGAACTCGTGGAAAAGTTTGACGGTGCCAAGCTCACCCCCGCCCAGATGCGTGTCCCCCAGGCCGAGCTCGACGCCGCCTGGGACGCCGCAGATGCCACTCTCAAGTCCGCTTTGCAGGCTTCTCAGCGCAACGTCGCCGCCTTCGCCCAGCGCAGCCTGCGTCAGGAATGGAGCTTTAAAAACGAACAAGGAGCCACCGTCGGGGAGGTCTATCACCCCTTCGAGCGCGTCGGCTGCTACGTGCCCGGCGGCACCGCCCCGCTGGTCTCCACCTCCATCATGACCGTCGCCATCGCCGCCGCCGCAGGTGTGCCGGAGATCGTTGTCTGCACCCCCTGCGGTCGGGATGGCACCGTCAATCCCGGCCTCCTTGCCGCGCTCAAGCTCGCAGGTGCCACCGAGGTCTATAAAATCGGCGGCTCCCAGGCCATCGCCGCGCTCGCCTTCGGCACCGAAACCATCCGTCCCGTCACCAAAATCTTCGGCCCCGGCAACAGCTACGTCGTCGAGGCCAAGCGCCAGGCCTTCGGCGTCGTCTCCATCGATCTCCTCCCCGGACCCAGCGAGGTCCTAATCCTCGCAGATAAGTCCGGCAATCCCGCCTTCATCGCCGCAGACATCCTCGCCCAGGCCGAGCACGGAAAGGACAGCATGGCCGGTTTCCTCACCGACGACGCTGCTCTCCTCGATGCCGTCGTCGCCCAGGTCGCCGAGCAGTCTGCCACGCTGAGCCGTCAGGCGCAGCTCACCCCTGTTTTGGAAAAAGGTGTCTTCCTCATGCTCGTGCCCAGCATGGAGGAGGGCGCACGCCTGGCCAATGATTTCGCGCCAGAGCATCTCACGCTCATCACCACTCGGGAGCAGGACATCCTGCCCCTCATCCGCACCGCCGGCGCTATCTTCCTTGGCAACTATTCCCCCGTGGCCGTGGGCGACTTCCTCGCAGGCCCCAGCCACACGCTGCCCACTGGCGGCTCTGGCAAATCCTTCCCCGGCATCACCGCAGACATGTTCCAGCGCCGTACCAGCATCATCCGTCTGGACCGCGAGAGCTGCGCCAGGTCCGAGCCCGTCGTCAGCGCCATCAGCGCCGTCGAGGGACTTGATGCCCACGCCCGTTCGGTGTTCATTCGTGGTGTATGAACCCACGCCTCTGCCTGCTTGCCTTGCTGCTCGTTTCCTGCGGCAAGGAAGAACCTGCTCCTGAGCCCAAAGCAAAGGGCGCTCCGCCTTCTGCTCCTGCCTCACCCAAACCCGTGGTGCAGGAGAAAAAACTGCCACCGGTTCCGCAGGGCAAGCTCCAGCAGATGGACCCCGCCAAGGCCAAGTTCATCGCCATCCCCAGCACCCCGCCCGACGCCAAGGACAAAGTCGCAGACAAGCCCAAAACCGATGCGCCAAAGCCAGCGGTCACTACGGCCAAACCGGCTGCCGCTTCAACCACACCCGAGGTTAAAAAGCCCGCTCCTGCTTCAGCTGCTGCCGAAGACAAAAAGCCCTCGCAGCCCGCTCCAGAGATGAAGCCTGCGCAGGTCTCGCCACCCGCTCAGGTCGTCCAAAAAGCCGCCGTATCTTCTCCCGTGACTGAGGTCAAAAAGCCAGCCGCTCCGGCCCCCGCCGTAAAACCTGACATGGCTCCAGCCCCTGAAGTCAAAAAAGCAGCTTCCGCAGCGGTTCCTGCTTCAGCGCCAGCCGCCGAAGTTAAAAAGGCCACCCCCACGCCTGCACCGCCCGCGACTCCATCACCAGCCCCCGAAGTGAAGAAAGTCACGGCAGCCACCGCCACAGAACCAGCGCCTGAAATTAAAAAAGCCGCCGCTGCCCCTGCAGTAGAGGTCAAAAAGCCCGTCATCACACCCTCAAGCAGCCAGTAGCACCCACACGGCGTGCAGGCCCAAGGCATCCCCATAGTGGTCCGCACAGTCCTCTGTGCGGCTCGCACGCGCATACGAGGGGCAAGAACTCTCAAAACTTAGCACGGAGCCATAGCTGCCGATAAAGTGCCGTCTGTCTAATCCACCATGCTCGCTGCAGACGGTGGGATGGAGCCAGTCGCTCTCTCTTCGCAGCATTGGATCCCTCCCACGCCTCTCACACAGGCACCCGAATCTCCAGCCACTGGCTCGTCTCGTCCGCAGCCTTCACCACACGTCCTGCCGCATCCATCGCCGCAGGTACCAGCGCAAAATCCCCCGCCATCAGCACCATCCCACCCACGCTGATCTCACCGCTCACCACGGCCAGCGTCAGGCTCTCGCCCACAGCACCCGCTTCTCCATCGCCACTCCTCAGCTTCACATCAAAGTACTCGCACTTCACCAGCGTGCCGTCCGCCTCCAGCTTCTGCACCCCGGGCTCAAAATCGCTGAAGTCGATGCTCTGCAGGCTCTCCTGCACATGCAGCGCACGCGGCTTGCCATCCAGCCCCACGCGGTTCCAGTCAAACACCCGGTACGTCGTGTCGCTGTTCTGCTGGATCTCATAGATCAGCAGCCCCGCACCGATCGCGTGCACACGCCCGCTCGGGATGAAAAGACACTCACCCGTGCGTGCCTCGATCACATGCACCACATCCGCCACGGTGCCGTTCGCCAGTGCCGTTTCAAAATCCGCACGCGTCACTCCCGGCTTCAGCCCTGCGTAGATCTTCGCACCCGGGTCCGCATGCGCGATGAACCACATCTCTGTCTTCGGCTCGCCCTTCAGCGCTTCCGCCATGCTCGCTGGCGGATGCACCTGGATCGAGAGATCATCACACGCATCCAGGATCTTCATCAGCAGCGGATAGGTCGGGCTGCTCGATGACAGCAGCGCCTTGCCAAACACCTCCTCGCGGTGCTGCGTCCACAGCTCATGCAGGCTCACGCCATCCGCCGTCACGCTCGGTGCTTCGGGCCGGTCGCACACGGTCCAGGCCTCGCCAAAGGGAGTCGTCGCATCCGGCAGCGTTGCGCCCAGCAGGGTCTCCATGCGTCGTCCGCCCCAGACTCGGCTTTGATAAATCGGTGTGAAACGAATGAGCTGATTGAATTTCATATGATCATAATCAACCACAGCGTGCGTTGACGCTCTAGCACGAACTCTCCAGAATGCCCTGCTGTGAACAAAATTGAAGCCCGCCTTATTCAGTCTCTGAATGAAATCTTATCCCCTGACCGGGTGCTGACCTCTGATGAGGATCTTGTCCCCTACAGCTTTGACGGCACCGCTGCCCTCAAGCAGCGTCCCGGTGCCGTTGTTTTCCCGCTCACGGCCGAGGAGGTTTCAGAGTGTGTGCTGCTCGCACGTCGAAACAATGTCCCCGTCGTCACACGCGGCTCCGGCACCGGTCTCAGCGGCGGCAGCGTACCGCTGGATGGCTGCCTTGTTATCTGTCTCGTGAAGATGGACAAGCTCATCGAGGTCGATGAAAAAAACCTCACCCTCCGTGCTCAGAGCGGCGTCATCACCAAGGAGATCGACGATGCCTGCGCCAAGGTCGGCCTCTTCTACCCGCCTGATCCCGGCTCCATGAAGATCTCCACCATCGGAGGCAATGTGGCCGAAAACTCAGGCGGTCTTCGCGGTCTGAAGTACGGCGTCACGCGCG harbors:
- a CDS encoding type I phosphomannose isomerase catalytic subunit codes for the protein MKFNQLIRFTPIYQSRVWGGRRMETLLGATLPDATTPFGEAWTVCDRPEAPSVTADGVSLHELWTQHREEVFGKALLSSSSPTYPLLMKILDACDDLSIQVHPPASMAEALKGEPKTEMWFIAHADPGAKIYAGLKPGVTRADFETALANGTVADVVHVIEARTGECLFIPSGRVHAIGAGLLIYEIQQNSDTTYRVFDWNRVGLDGKPRALHVQESLQSIDFSDFEPGVQKLEADGTLVKCEYFDVKLRSGDGEAGAVGESLTLAVVSGEISVGGMVLMAGDFALVPAAMDAAGRVVKAADETSQWLEIRVPV
- the hisD gene encoding histidinol dehydrogenase; this translates as MKIIRHTDPGYPAAASALNRRAEASDAVREVVSGVIKAVRERGDAAVLELVEKFDGAKLTPAQMRVPQAELDAAWDAADATLKSALQASQRNVAAFAQRSLRQEWSFKNEQGATVGEVYHPFERVGCYVPGGTAPLVSTSIMTVAIAAAAGVPEIVVCTPCGRDGTVNPGLLAALKLAGATEVYKIGGSQAIAALAFGTETIRPVTKIFGPGNSYVVEAKRQAFGVVSIDLLPGPSEVLILADKSGNPAFIAADILAQAEHGKDSMAGFLTDDAALLDAVVAQVAEQSATLSRQAQLTPVLEKGVFLMLVPSMEEGARLANDFAPEHLTLITTREQDILPLIRTAGAIFLGNYSPVAVGDFLAGPSHTLPTGGSGKSFPGITADMFQRRTSIIRLDRESCARSEPVVSAISAVEGLDAHARSVFIRGV
- the uvrA gene encoding excinuclease ABC subunit UvrA; the protein is MPEDVIRVRGARQHNLQNIDVDIPRHRLVVLTGVSGSGKSSLAFDTLFAEGQRRYVQSLSAYARQFLGQMEKPDVDFIEGLSPAVAIEQVHSNPNPRSTIATVTEIYDYLRVLYAVAGQPYDPSTGERLHRSTPPEIADKVLALGEGTRLVVLSPQAAASAADTRTLFEKLKRQGFVRVRLNGTVVELEEAPTLDDGQMQQVQVVIDRLVVRGDSRQRLMEAIESALHWNDREVQFLVNLDGSEEVLSYTTAFANPRTGYTLERLTPQHFSFNTHLGACPACEGTGTTPTPDPTLLVPDESVSLAKGAIKAWWARHPKVKQIFNQGVEALARHYGAAMDVPFRDLPTDFKHALFHGTGSEAISTGWKKADNKRSVAKPFEGLLPEIARMYASAESDVLRAALSRLMNPQPCATCGGQRLRPESLAVRLSSKFKISGSKLEADDGLNIHEFTGLQVRDALQWMRELEVTEQQKLYVGELQREVVKRIEFLEQVGLGYLALNRESGTLSGGEMQRIRLASQIGAGLAGVLYVLDEPSIGLHPRDNERLIRTLLRLRDLGNTVLVVEHDEATMRAADYIIELGPGAGTHGGKITAQGTPAEIAANAASITGGFLSGRTRIEAKALPETLITESREPTKGHSLTIHKATAHNLRNVTAAFPLGAFTCVTGPSGSGKSTLVDDILMRALRRHFYDAKEIPGAHEKITGLEHIDKVVVIDQSPIGRSPRSNPATYTGAFGPIRDLFAQLPLARMRGYDAGRFSFNTPGGRCEKCEGDGVIKIDMHFLADVYVTCESCKGKRYGAETLEVTFKGKNIAEVLDMTVSEALRFFDRSTTISPKLRTLEETGLGYIKLGQSGATLSGGEAQRIKLSAELAKRSTGRTLYVLDEPTTGLHSADIQTLLGVLLRLRDAGNTLIVIEHHLDVIRSADWIIDLGPGGGTEGGYVLAAGTPKQVAVNEASVTGRFLRA